From the Chryseobacterium viscerum genome, one window contains:
- a CDS encoding bacteriocin-like protein codes for MKNLKKLQKGQLKNISGGATLPETDFCMYYCSGVIVCATCSDDFKCPDTNSDM; via the coding sequence ATGAAAAATTTAAAAAAACTACAAAAAGGCCAATTAAAAAACATTTCTGGAGGTGCTACTCTTCCTGAAACAGATTTCTGTATGTATTACTGCAGCGGGGTTATAGTTTGCGCTACCTGCAGTGATGATTTCAAATGCCCGGACACAAACAGTGATATGTAA
- a CDS encoding bacteriocin-like protein, producing MKNLKKIERNELKSISGGNNKCYDLRDSPDDPCQELNDQNNGCYRMNSCTMLCTRVSCLIEM from the coding sequence ATGAAAAATTTAAAGAAAATTGAGAGAAATGAATTGAAAAGTATTTCAGGAGGGAATAACAAATGCTATGACCTTAGAGATTCTCCTGATGACCCTTGCCAGGAACTTAATGATCAAAATAATGGTTGTTACAGAATGAATAGTTGTACAATGTTATGTACACGCGTTTCCTGTTTAATCGAAATGTAA